In one Pseudomonas sp. R84 genomic region, the following are encoded:
- a CDS encoding TatD family hydrolase has protein sequence MQLIDIGVNLTNPSFADKHQAVLDRAYAAGVCQLVLTGTSVEGSEQALELCQQLDESGQRLFATAGIHPHSASDWNADSARRLRSLFQEKNVVAVGECGLDFNRDFSPRPQQEKVLEEHLAMAVELQLPVFLHERDASQRLLEILKGFRDQLPAAVVHCFTGEQKALFSYLDLDLHIGITGWICDERRGTHLHPLVKEIKRGRLMLESDAPYLLPRTLRPKPKNGRNEPAYLTEVLREVALHRGETEEDLAAHTTACARAFYNLPALA, from the coding sequence ATGCAACTCATCGATATCGGCGTCAACCTGACCAACCCCAGTTTCGCCGACAAACATCAGGCCGTGCTTGATCGCGCCTATGCCGCCGGGGTCTGCCAATTGGTGCTGACCGGCACCAGCGTCGAGGGCAGCGAACAGGCTCTGGAGCTGTGCCAGCAACTGGATGAGAGCGGTCAACGGCTGTTCGCCACCGCCGGTATTCACCCGCATTCGGCCAGTGACTGGAACGCTGACAGCGCCCGTCGTTTGCGTAGCCTATTTCAAGAAAAAAATGTAGTCGCCGTGGGTGAATGCGGACTGGATTTCAACCGTGATTTCTCGCCGCGCCCACAGCAGGAAAAAGTCCTCGAAGAACACCTGGCCATGGCCGTCGAGCTGCAACTGCCGGTGTTCCTGCACGAGCGCGATGCCAGCCAGCGCCTGCTGGAAATCCTCAAAGGCTTCCGCGATCAACTGCCCGCCGCTGTGGTGCATTGCTTCACCGGCGAGCAAAAGGCGTTGTTCAGTTACCTCGATCTGGACTTGCACATCGGCATCACCGGCTGGATCTGCGATGAGCGCCGGGGCACGCATTTGCATCCACTGGTCAAAGAGATCAAACGCGGGCGCCTGATGCTGGAAAGCGATGCACCTTATTTGCTGCCGCGCACGCTACGTCCGAAACCGAAGAACGGCCGCAATGAGCCGGCGTATCTGACTGAAGTGCTGCGCGAAGTGGCGCTGCATCGCGGTGAAACCGAGGAAGATCTGGCGGCGCACACCACCGCGTGTGCCCGCGCGTTCTACAACCTTCCCGCATTGGCGTAA